The region TCCGCCGGGATTCCCCTGCTCACGGCGGTCATCGGCGTCGTGATCGCGCTCATCATGACGGACATCATGCGCGCCCATCGCCGGGCCAGGCATCCCAGGGAGAGGCTGTGACGCCGCGGCGCCGGGGGCTCTTGCTGTGACGCCGCGGCGCCGGGGCTCTACCGGACGCTGACCGGGTCGCCCACCCGGATCCGGCCCGGCTCGCGGGGCACGAGGCGGGCGCCGAACCAGGTCTTGCCATCCCATTTGCGGTGCCGGGCCAGGGTCCGCAGCGGCTCCTTACCCTTCACCTGGGTCTCCGGATCGATGGTGGTCACCGCGCAGCGGTCGCAGAGCTCCGAGACGCGGAAGGGCACCGAGCCGATCCGCACCTCGCGCCAGCCGTCCTCCGCGAACGCCTCCGCACCCTCGACGATCACGCTCGGACGGAACCGCAGCCGCGACAGCGGCCCCGGCGCGTCCTCGCCGTGCGTGGCCGCCTCCTCGGCCAGCCACCCGTCCAGGACGCGTGCGGACGACTCGGAGACGAGCAGCAGCGGCGCGTCCCACGCGAAGCTCACCACCTCACCGGGCAACCCGCCGTGCGCCGGGTCGATCGACCTGCGCCCGGGGTCGTCCAGCCATACCAGCCTGGCCGGGCGCCCCAGCAGCTCCGTGAACCACGCGTGCGCCACGTCATCGGCGAGCACCGCCCTGTCCAGGCCGGTGAAGCCGACCGGCGTCATCGCGCCTGTGGCGGGCGGCACGGTCACGTCCGCCATCCCGCGCGCCGTGAGCCGCAGGCCGCCCTCGGACGTGGGCCGCGCGGCGACGGAGGCCAGGCGCGGGAACTCGCCCAGCCACAGGTTGTCGCCGTGCTCGTCGACGACCGCCCACCGGCGGTCCCCGTCGAGGCCCCACGGGTGGACGACCGCCTCCGCCACCGAGTGACTGCTTCCCGATTTGAGCGGATAAATCAGGATCTGATCAATCCTCATGGCCGTCAGTGTCGCACCCCGTACCGGGATCAGGCGATGGGGTCTTCGAAGCGGGCGCCCAACGTGCGCAGGCCCGCCAGGACCTCCGCTGCCGTCGGAGCCTGGTCCGGATCGTTGAGCCACTGCACCATCACCCCGAGCAGCAGGGCCAGGTGCACCGAGCCGACCGTGCGCACCTCGCGCTCGGCCAGGCCGGCCTCGTCCCCGTTTGCCAGGTGGGCGGCCATGCCGCGGCGGCCCTCGCGCTGCCCGGCCACGAGCTGGTCACGCAGCTCCGGCGAGTGCTCGGCCTGCACCAGGGCTTCCAGGTTGGCCAGCCAGAGCGTGCGGTGCTCGCCGATCGACGCGATCAGCTGCTCCCAGAGCGCCTGGAAACGTTCGGCAGGCGGGACCTCGGCGTCGTCCGCAGCATGGTCAGCGGCCGCCATCGCCGTGCCGACCTGTTCGCTCCACTCGCGCATCGCCTCTACCAGCGCCGCGTTGAGCAGCGCCTCGCGCGAGCCGAAGTGATAGCCGATCGCGGCCATGCTGACCCCGGCCGCCGCCGAGATGTCGCGGACGGTGGTGCGCGCCCACCCCTTCTCCACCAGGCAGCGCCGCGCCCCGGCCAGCAGGTCCTCACGGTTTCCCATGGCAGGCAAGCCTAGCACGTACGCATGAGACATGCGTCTTGCGCATTTGCGCCAATCCGTCGTACGGTGGCGTCCTCACCTACCGAGGAGGACCTCCCATGCGGATCCTGATCTCCGGCGGCAGCGTCGCCGGCCCCGCTCTGGCTTACTGGCTGCACCGCCACGGCCACCGGCCGACGATCGTGGAGCGGGCGCCGGTCGTGCGCGGCGGCGGCGCCGCCATCGACTTCCGCGGCTCCGCGCTGCAGGTGCTGGAGTGGATGGGCCTGCTGGAGGAGATGCGCGGGCACGAGACGGGGATGACCGCGATGACGCTGGTCGACGACGCCGGCGCCACCATAGCCACGCTGCCCGCCACCGCCATCTCCGGCGACCTGGAGGTGCTCAAGTCCGACGTGACGGCCATCCTGTACGAGGCCACCCGGGACACCACGGAGTACCTGTTCGACGACACGATCACCGCCCTCGACCAGGACGGCTCCGGCGTCCACGTGACCTTCGAGCGCAGCCGGCCCCGTACGTTCGACCTGGTGATCGGCGCCGACGGGCTGCACTCGACCGTGCGCCGGCTCGCCTTCGGGCCCGAGTCCCAGTACGTCCGCCACCTGGGCATCTACGGCGCGCTGTGCACCACGCCCAACATCCTCGGCCTCGACCGCGCGGGCCTGATGTACAACACGGCGGGCCGCAACGCGCTGGCCTTCGCCGCCCGCGACAACGCCGAGCTACGCGTCGGCCTGTCGTTCGGGGCCGACCACCTGGACTACGACCGGCGCGACCGCCGGCAGCAGGAGGAGCTGGTGGCCAAGCACTTCGCCGGCGCGGGCTGGGA is a window of Nonomuraea helvata DNA encoding:
- a CDS encoding MOSC domain-containing protein → MRIDQILIYPLKSGSSHSVAEAVVHPWGLDGDRRWAVVDEHGDNLWLGEFPRLASVAARPTSEGGLRLTARGMADVTVPPATGAMTPVGFTGLDRAVLADDVAHAWFTELLGRPARLVWLDDPGRRSIDPAHGGLPGEVVSFAWDAPLLLVSESSARVLDGWLAEEAATHGEDAPGPLSRLRFRPSVIVEGAEAFAEDGWREVRIGSVPFRVSELCDRCAVTTIDPETQVKGKEPLRTLARHRKWDGKTWFGARLVPREPGRIRVGDPVSVR
- a CDS encoding TetR/AcrR family transcriptional regulator, whose translation is MGNREDLLAGARRCLVEKGWARTTVRDISAAAGVSMAAIGYHFGSREALLNAALVEAMREWSEQVGTAMAAADHAADDAEVPPAERFQALWEQLIASIGEHRTLWLANLEALVQAEHSPELRDQLVAGQREGRRGMAAHLANGDEAGLAEREVRTVGSVHLALLLGVMVQWLNDPDQAPTAAEVLAGLRTLGARFEDPIA
- a CDS encoding FAD-dependent monooxygenase — protein: MRILISGGSVAGPALAYWLHRHGHRPTIVERAPVVRGGGAAIDFRGSALQVLEWMGLLEEMRGHETGMTAMTLVDDAGATIATLPATAISGDLEVLKSDVTAILYEATRDTTEYLFDDTITALDQDGSGVHVTFERSRPRTFDLVIGADGLHSTVRRLAFGPESQYVRHLGIYGALCTTPNILGLDRAGLMYNTAGRNALAFAARDNAELRVGLSFGADHLDYDRRDRRQQEELVAKHFAGAGWEVPRLLEAMREAEEFFFDSSGQVVMDSWSTGRVALVGDAAHCAAPTSGRGTSQALIGAYVLAGELAEAPDHTTAFAAYERQLRDYVERNQRHGRTAARWFLQPPTEPPVEVAEDVVALKQYA